One window from the genome of Oryza glaberrima chromosome 3, OglaRS2, whole genome shotgun sequence encodes:
- the LOC127767258 gene encoding vicilin-like seed storage protein At2g28490 — protein MGRRRVAAAVAPLLMLLLLLLSRCSAASRRGGKGWDWEEEHEGEWRPDEEEEGGKGGGGGGDHPGPKPRPAERGLFVLDRGEKVVESEGGHVRVVRGRPWPPAAVPDPWQRGWSAASGCCREGFMHIGFITMEPKTLFVPQYVDSNLILFVQLGEVKVGWMHKDELVEKNLKMGDVLHIDAGSTFYMVNSGKGQRLKIICSIDASDNIGFSPYQAFFLGGGGGGGSRHPQSVLAGFDPKTLVIAFNTTFEDLDQTLLVDTGRGPIMYYTTEPVMSGGQGGVGVGYSGARRGAAAGQWRPVGRGEEEEEEEEELVVDEASSTWSWTKLVGSLLGVVGGGAPSNSVAAQPKKKKDKTVRAPEPYNLYDQGTGFRNAYGSSVAVDKHDYEPLGHSDIGVYLVNLTAGSMMAPHVNPRATEYGVVLSGTGCIEVVFPNGSKAMSATVRAGDVFYIPRYFPFCQVASRGGPFVFFGFTTSARRNHPQFLVGGSSVLRALLGPELAAAFGVPEKAMRKLVLAQNEAVILPSWPEKKKKKKWEEEPEDERWEEKKKAAKQRKPWVIEQVPAK, from the exons ATGGGTCGTCGTcgcgtggcggcagcggtggcgccgctgctgatgctgctgctgctgctcctctcgcggtgctcggcggcgtcgcggcgcggcGGGAAGGGTTGGGACTGGGAGGAGGAGCATGAGGGGGAGTGGCGtccggacgaggaggaggaggggggaaagggcggcggcggcggcggcgatcaccCCGGCCCCAAGCCGAGGCCAGCGGAGAGGGGGCTGTTCGTGCTGGACCGGGGGGAGAAGGTGGTGGAGTCGGAGGGAGGGCACGTGCGCGTGGTGCGCGGCCGGccgtggccgccggccgccgtgccggACCCGTGGCAGCGCGGCTGGTCGGCGGCCTCCGGGTGCTGCCGGGAGGGGTTCATGCACATCGGCTTCATCACCATGGAGCCCAAGACGCTGTTCGTGCCGCAGTACGTCGACTCCAACCTCATCCTCTTCGTGCAGCTAG GGGAGGTGAAGGTGGGATGGATGCACAAGGACGAGCTCGTGGAGAAGAACCTCAAGATGGGCGACGTCCTCCACATCGACGCCGGCTCGACGTTCTACATGGTCAACTCCGGCAAGGGCCAGAGGCTGAAGATCATCTGCAGCATCGACGCCTCCGATAACATCGGCTTCAGCCCTTATCAG GCCTTCTTccttggtggtggcggcggcggcggttcaaGGCACCCGCAGTCGGTGCTCGCCGGCTTTGACCCCAAGACGCTCGTTATCGCGTTCAAT ACCACTTTCGAGGATTTGGATCAAACATTACTGGTGGATACCGGGCGGGGGCCTATCATGTACTACACCACGGAGCCCGTGATGAGCGGCGGCCAAGGCGGCGTGGGAGTCGGATACAGCGgagcacggcgcggcgcggcggccgggcagTGGAGGCCAGTGGGcagaggcgaggaggaggaggaggaggaggaggagttggtggTGGACGAAGCGTCGTCGACGTGGTCGTGGACGAAGCTCGTGGGCAGTCTCCTCGGAGTGGTCGGAGGCGGGGCGCCGTCCAACTCCGTGGCCGCGCagccgaagaagaagaaggacaagacggTGCGCGCGCCGGAGCCGTACAACCTCTACGATCAGGGCACCGGCTTCCGCAACGCCTACGGATCCAGCGTCGCCGTCGACAAGCACGACTACGAGCCCCTCGGCCACTCCGACATCGGCGTCTATCTCGTCAACCTCACCGCC GGATCGATGATGGCGCCGCACGTGAACCCGAGGGCGACGGAGTACGGCGTCGTGCTCAGCGGGACGGGCTGCATCGAGGTCGTGTTCCCGAACGGGTCGAAGGCGATGAGCGCGACGGTGCGCGCCGGCGACGTGTTCTACATCCCGCGCTACTTCCCGTTCTGCCAGGTGGCGTCGCGGGGCGGGCCGTTCGTGTTCTTCGGGTTCacgacgtcggcgcggcggaACCACCCGCAGTTCCTCGTCGGCGGCTCCTCCGTGCTCCGCGCCCTGCTcgggccggagctcgccgccgcgttcgGCGTCCCGGAGAAGGCGATGAGGAAGCTGGTGCTGGCGCAGAATGAGGCGGTGATCCTGCCGTCCtggccggagaagaagaagaagaagaagtgggAGGAGGAGCCCGAGGACGAGAggtgggaggagaagaagaaggcggcgaagCAGAGGAAGCCATGGGTTATCGAGCAGGTGCCGGCGAAGTAG